Within the Sulfurimonas aquatica genome, the region ACTTAGCACCTTCACTCTCATTGAGATAGAGACCAAGTATCTCTTTCTTCCCATCAATGCCGACACCGAGAACGGTATAAAATGCTTTTGAGATATATCTTCCATCCTCTTTTACTTTATAGTGAATCGCATCTAAAAATATAAAAGGATATACTTCTTCAAGAGGACGAACTTTCCACTCTTGAAGCATAGGTATTATTTTATCTGTTACTGTACTGATTGCACCCTTAGAAAAGCCTACACCGTAAATATCTTCGATAAGCTTTGCTATTTGAGAGTAGCTGTTACCATGAGAGTAAAGAGCAAGTATTTTATCTTCTATCTCACCTGACATAGTTCGTTGATTTTTCTTTACAATCTCAGGCTCAAAACTACCACTACGGTCTCTTGGAACATCAAGTTCAAATTCACCATGTTCACTTTTCATAGTTTTAGTGGCATAGCCATTTTTACGGTTCTTTGAGATATCTTGTGTTAAATGGGAATCTATTTCTGCGGAGAGAGCAGCTTCTGTAAGTTGCTTTATTAAAGAGCTTAATGCTCCATCTTTACCACTGATACTCTTACCAGCCTTTATATCACGAGCAAATTGCTCTGCATCTATTTCTATCTTCATCTGTGTGTCCTTGAGTAATTGTTATTTTACCCGATTGACACAGATTTTTAAACGGTCCCTAATAGTAACTTTACATAACTTATGTTAACCAAATCGCTAAATAAAATATCTTTTCTTTATTGTTCTATTTCAATATTTGATTCATCAACGTCAATATATTTATAAATCATAACGATGCCAACACTATTTGGATAAATCTTATAAATAATTTTCATACCATCGAGAATAATTTCTCGAATATTCTCATCGCCAAATGTTGCATTTTCTTTGCCAATGTATGGATGTTGTAGCATATTTCTAATTCGAGATACTAATTTTATGGTGTATGACTTGGCTCTTGAAGGATTGTCATTCGAGATATGACTTTTTAATTTGAATATAAACTCTTTTGAGTCATGTGAAAAGTTTACTTTCATTTAATTTATTTATCTAATTCTTCAAGTATTTGTTCTGATGAATAAACATCCCCATCCTCGATTTGCTTTAAACCTTTCAATACTCCAGCTTTTTCATATTTATATATAGATTCATCGACTATTTCAACTGTTTCACCCTGCTTAGTCAGGGACTCTAAAAAAGATAATATTTTTTGAGATACACTCTCTGAAGCATTTAGATGTATTGTCATTAGGTTACCTCTCGATTTTTAATCTTGTATTATAGCTAATTTTAATAAACTCCTCAAAACAAATAATATTACTTATAGCTTATCCCATATACTTTTTAATCCAACTTTCTATCTCATAAATTGTATCGAATGATTAACCCACAAATATGATTTTAATCAAAATAATTTACTTTTATTAAAAGCAATGTTATACTTTTTAAAACCGGGAGGTACATTATGTCATCCGTCGCCTTTATATA harbors:
- a CDS encoding IS256 family transposase — translated: MKIEIDAEQFARDIKAGKSISGKDGALSSLIKQLTEAALSAEIDSHLTQDISKNRKNGYATKTMKSEHGEFELDVPRDRSGSFEPEIVKKNQRTMSGEIEDKILALYSHGNSYSQIAKLIEDIYGVGFSKGAISTVTDKIIPMLQEWKVRPLEEVYPFIFLDAIHYKVKEDGRYISKAFYTVLGVGIDGKKEILGLYLNESEGAKFWLQVLTDLSHRGVKDILIASVDGLKGFPEAINSVYPDTEVQLCIVHQIRNSLKYVGSANQKQFAKELKKVYQAFTKEEAEIELDKLEEKWGKKYPIVFTSWRNKWDNLSVYFKYPADIRKVIYTTNIIESVHRQFRTLTKTKGAFPNDNSLLKLLYMGIQNASKKWTMPVRNWSLTISQLSIHFEGRLDKALNL
- a CDS encoding type II toxin-antitoxin system RelE/ParE family toxin, whose amino-acid sequence is MKVNFSHDSKEFIFKLKSHISNDNPSRAKSYTIKLVSRIRNMLQHPYIGKENATFGDENIREIILDGMKIIYKIYPNSVGIVMIYKYIDVDESNIEIEQ